The following is a genomic window from Crossiella equi.
ATCTTGGTGCCTGAGGGCATCACGGGAGCTGGCGAACACCGATCCGGTGCGGACCGGGCCGGACCGCGGTCTGGCGGCCCTCGGCCCGGTGGAGACGGTGTTCGGCCAGTGGTCCTCCGCTCGACGGAGGACCGGGCGCGGGCCGGGGCAGGAACAACGGGTGGTCCTCCCCGGCCCGTGTCACTCGGCCATGGCCTTGGCGAGCTCGCCGCGGCTGCGGATCCCGAGCTTGCGGTAGGCGCTGGACAGGTGGAACTCGACCCCGCGCACGGTCAGGTAGAGCTTGTCGGCGATCTGCCGGTTGGTGTGCCCGGTCCGCGCCAGCCGCGCGATCTTCTCCTCCTGCCCGGACAACCCGGGCCGCGCCGGTTCGGCCAGCCCGCGCAGGGCCCGCTCGGCCAGCCGCGCCCGCCCGAGCGCCCCGGTCTCCTCCGCCAGGTGCCGGGCCCGCCCGAGGCTGCCCCGAGCAGCGCCGAGGTCCCCCTTGGCAGCCTGCCGCACCCCGATCTCGTAGTGCACCCCGCTCAGCTCGGCCCGCGCCCGCGCGAGCTCCAACAGCTCCAGCGCCTGGGTCAACCGGTCCAGTGCCTGCTCCTCCCCCTCCACCAGGGCCAACGTGGTCAACGCCATCCCCATGGACCGCACTTCCCCCCACCGCCGAGCGTCCTCCCATCCCTGCCGAGCGAGCTTGCGCGCGACGTCCTCCCGATGTGCGGCCAGGGCGGCCAACGGCATCTGGTGCGGCCAGGGCAGCACGGACGGATTCCGGACCCCCTGCACAGCGAACTCCCGCTGCGCCTCGTGGTAGTCCCGCAGCCCGGGCAGGGCCCGCCCGGCGGCGAGGTGCACCACGGCCCGCCCGGCGAGCAGCATGGGCCGCATGGGCATCCGCCATCCCACGGCGGTGTCGAAGTCGTGCTTGGCGAGCAACGCCTCAGCCCGGTCCACACCGCCCTGCCGCACCAGGACCTCGGCCGACCAGGCAACAGCCACGAGCCGCACCCCGGGACTGACGTCGGCGTCGATGAGCTCGGCCAGGATCTCCAGCGCGGTCCCGAGATCCCCGCACTGCCGGGCGATCCGAGCCCGGGTCCGGGCAACCATGCTGTGCCGCTGCGCGACGGTGAACGAGGCCAAGGGCGTCTCATTGGTCAACCGAGGACAGTAGGTGTCGGCGGCAACAAGCTCCCCGGCACACACCAGCGTGACCAAGGCCCGCCAGACGCACAGCGGGTCAAACCGACAGGTCTCCCCGGCCAAGGCGGCCTCGGCGTGCTGCACGGCCAGCCCGAGGTTCTCCCCCCGGGCCATGAGCCCGGCGGCGGTCGCGGCGGAACACTCCCCCACCACCCCGTCCGCCTCCAGCGGAGCCCCGGCGACCGGCCAAGGCGCCCCGGCACTCAACCCGGGCGTGACCACACTGAGCCGAGCCTCGCGTTTGGACATGCACGGACCCCGCTGCCCCTCCCCGCCCTGCCGCTCCACCATGCCCCGATTCTGCAACCCGAATACCGGGAATGCGCCTCCGACTTCGACGTCCTTGCCCAAAAAAGACAGATTCCCGCCAACCCGAGGTGGAAAAGTGCACCCCCAGCCCCATTCCGTCTACAACCTTCCTCATTCCCCAGCCCCGCTACCTGCATGAGAACGCTCCCACACTGCGAGATCTCCCCCACCCGAGCGATCCCTCCAAGTGGCACTCGAACTGCCGGAAACCCCCAACAACTCCTCAACCACCCGGTATGGGGCGCGTCCCACAACGACAGGATGTTGTCGGGGCGCGGTGACCGTGCACGCAGCTGCGCTGGGGGGATCCCCCCGTGCCTGCTTCGCCAAGGTCGGCACCAGGGCCCGCCAGCAGGCGACCTGCACCTGATTGTGCAGCGTCTGCCCTCAACCAGCTGAGGCCAGGCGGTGCCGCGCCCAGCGCCTGGCCGTCTCGGCCAGATGGGCGCGGTGGGGCGCGGGATGCTGGAGGCGCAGGTACTCCCACCAACCGCATACGGCCACCGCGAACGCGGTGACCTCCTCGTCCCGAGCCATGCCCCAGGCCGGGAGTGCGGCGACCAGCTCCTCCGCGCTTGCCGGGGTATGGCCATCAGCGATGAACCGGAGCACCAGGTAAGCCGGGTCCACCCACGGGGCCGCCTGCTGGGCCCACGCCCAGTCGATCACCCGAGCCCGGTCCTCGGTGATCAAGAGGTTGAGTGGATGCAGGTCGGTGTGGACCAGGGTGTCCCCCTGAATCGCCTCCAGCGCCGCCGCCTCGAACTGCACGCCGTCGTCCAGGTGGGCCCGGACCCACGGGTGCAGCTCGGGCGGCGGGCTCTTGCGGAGGCGGCGCCAGGCGGCGACCCAGGCCAGCTTGCTCACCAGCGACGGGACCCCGACCGGCGGGCACGGAGTCAACAGGTCAGCGAACGAGCCGACGGCCTCCAGCACCGGTCCCAGGTCGGAGGAGCCTGGCGACAGGTCGGCGTGCTGACCGGCGATGTGCTCGAAGCCGAGCAGCAGCCAACCCGCCACCTCCGTGTGCCAGAGCAGCCGTGGCGCGGCCGGTGGCAGGAACGG
Proteins encoded in this region:
- a CDS encoding helix-turn-helix transcriptional regulator; amino-acid sequence: MSKREARLSVVTPGLSAGAPWPVAGAPLEADGVVGECSAATAAGLMARGENLGLAVQHAEAALAGETCRFDPLCVWRALVTLVCAGELVAADTYCPRLTNETPLASFTVAQRHSMVARTRARIARQCGDLGTALEILAELIDADVSPGVRLVAVAWSAEVLVRQGGVDRAEALLAKHDFDTAVGWRMPMRPMLLAGRAVVHLAAGRALPGLRDYHEAQREFAVQGVRNPSVLPWPHQMPLAALAAHREDVARKLARQGWEDARRWGEVRSMGMALTTLALVEGEEQALDRLTQALELLELARARAELSGVHYEIGVRQAAKGDLGAARGSLGRARHLAEETGALGRARLAERALRGLAEPARPGLSGQEEKIARLARTGHTNRQIADKLYLTVRGVEFHLSSAYRKLGIRSRGELAKAMAE
- a CDS encoding phosphotransferase family protein; this encodes MIERRDWAELPAPVRAAIEEQCGAVTAVEQASAGINSAFAATLHTEAGPVFCKATTDSTSPMHLTELQVAPFLPPAAPRLLWHTEVAGWLLLGFEHIAGQHADLSPGSSDLGPVLEAVGSFADLLTPCPPVGVPSLVSKLAWVAAWRRLRKSPPPELHPWVRAHLDDGVQFEAAALEAIQGDTLVHTDLHPLNLLITEDRARVIDWAWAQQAAPWVDPAYLVLRFIADGHTPASAEELVAALPAWGMARDEEVTAFAVAVCGWWEYLRLQHPAPHRAHLAETARRWARHRLASAG